The stretch of DNA AAAAGCGCAGCGTCGCCTGACCGAAGAACACGATATTTTAAACGCGCTGGAAAAACACCATTTTGCGGTCTGGCTGCAGCCGCAGGTGGATATGCGCGACGGCAGCGTGGTCAGCGCCGAAGTTCTGCTGCGTCAGCGCCAGCTGGACGGCAGCTGGAGCCTGCCGGAAGGGTTGATTGAACGCATTGAGGCCTGCGGATTGATGATTACCGTCGGTAATTGGATCCTCGAAGAGTCCTGCCGCACCCTGTCTGCCTGGCAAAGCAGGGGCATTACGCTGCCGCTATGCGTGAACCTCTCTGCGTTACAATTGCTGCATGAAGAGATGGTGCCGTCGCTGCTGGAGCTGCTTAAGCGCTATAGTATCCAGCCCGGCACGCTGATCCTCGAAGTGACCGAAAGCCGCCGCATAGACGACCCGAAAGCGGCGGTGAATATCCTGCGGCCGCTTCGCCAGGCTGGGGTGCGCATCGCGCTGGACGATTTTGGTATGGGCTACGCCAGCCTGCGTCATCTGCACCACATGAAAGCGCTGCCGATTGACGTGCTGAAGATAGACAAAAGCTTCGTGGAAGGGCTGCCGGAAGACAACGCGATGGTGGGGGTTATCATCGCGATGGCCAAAGCGCTGGACCTGAAAGTGGTGGCCGAGGGCGTTGAGCAAGAGGCACAGCGCGAGTGGCTGGTGGCGCACGGCGTTATCTACGCGCAGGGCTTCCTGTATGCCAAAGCCCGCACCCTGGAGCAGTTTGAAAGTGAATTTCTTGCTGCCTGAATGAAAAACATTAGTTACAAATGTTGCGAGCTGGATCGGTTCAGTTCAAGTTTTTAACAATTCCGTTAACAAAGTCGATCGAGGCCACTTCTGCGTTTTTTTTGGGGTGATATGTTGAGTGCCGCAGTGATACCGGTCCCTGAGCCGGGCTGCGGTTACTCTCCGTCCCAAGGATACTCTAATGAAAACCTCACTCTTCAAAAGTCTGTATTTTCAGGTGCTGACCGCAATTGCCATCGGCATTTTGCTGGGTCACTTTTACCCGGAATTGGGTGCCCAAATGAAACCGTTTGGCGACGCGTTCGTTAAACTGATTAAAATGATTATTGCGCCCGTCATCTTCTGCACCGTGGTGACCGGGATCGCGGGCATGGAAAGCATGAAAGCCGTGGGCCGTACCGGCGCGGTAGCGTTACTCTATTTCGAAGTTGTCAGCACCATCGCGCTGATTATCGGGCTTATCGTGGTCAACGTGCTGCAGCCTGGCGCGGGGATGAACGTTGATCCGGCGACGCTGGATGCTAAAGCGGTGGCGGTTTACGCCGAACAGGCTCAGCAACAGGGCGTGATTGCCTTCCTGCTGGACGTGATTCCAGGCAGCGTGATTGGCGCGTTTGCCAGCGGTAACATCCTGCAGGTGCTGCTGTTTGCCGTGCTATTTGGCTTTGCCCTGCATCGCCTGGGCCACAAAGGCCAGATGATCTTTAACGTCATCGAAAGCTTCTCTCAGGTTATCTTCGGTATCATCAACATGATCATGCGCCTGGCGCCTATCGGGGCGTTTGGTGCGATGGCGTTCACCATCGGGAAATACGGCGTCGGCTCTCTGGTTCAGCTGGGCCAGCTGATTATCTGCTTCTACATTACCTGCCTGCTGTTTGTGATTCTGGTGCTGGGCTCTATTGCGCGCGTCACCGGCTTCAGCATCTTCAAGTTCATCCGCTACATCAAAGAAGAGCTGCTGATTGTGCTGGGAACGTCCTCTTCCGAGTCCGTGCTGCCGCGCATGCTCGATAAGATGGAAAAACTCGGCTGCCGTAAATCCGTTGTTGGCCTGGTTATTCCAACCGGCTACTCCTTCAACCTGGACGGCACGTCGATTTATCTGACGATGGCGGCGGTGTTTATCGCTCAGGCGACCAACAGCCACATGGATATCTTCCACCAGATAACGCTGCTGGTGGTGCTGCTGCTCTCCTCTAAAGGAGCTGCAGGCGTGACCGGTAGCGGCTTCATAGTACTGGCTG from Cedecea neteri encodes:
- a CDS encoding dicarboxylate/amino acid:cation symporter encodes the protein MKTSLFKSLYFQVLTAIAIGILLGHFYPELGAQMKPFGDAFVKLIKMIIAPVIFCTVVTGIAGMESMKAVGRTGAVALLYFEVVSTIALIIGLIVVNVLQPGAGMNVDPATLDAKAVAVYAEQAQQQGVIAFLLDVIPGSVIGAFASGNILQVLLFAVLFGFALHRLGHKGQMIFNVIESFSQVIFGIINMIMRLAPIGAFGAMAFTIGKYGVGSLVQLGQLIICFYITCLLFVILVLGSIARVTGFSIFKFIRYIKEELLIVLGTSSSESVLPRMLDKMEKLGCRKSVVGLVIPTGYSFNLDGTSIYLTMAAVFIAQATNSHMDIFHQITLLVVLLLSSKGAAGVTGSGFIVLAATISAVGHLPVAGLALILGIDRFMSEARALTNLVGNGVATVVVAKWVKQLDEKQLRQQLDNPQSDKKVTEVSH